TGCGCACGACGGGCGGCTGCGCGTCGCCGGCGACCTCGACGAGGTCCATCTGCCGCTGCTCGGCGATCTCGCGGGCGTCGGCCATCGTCATGATGCCGAGCTGCTCGCCCTTGCTGTCGATCAGCCTTACTTCGCGGGCACGGATCTCGTTGTTGATTCGGAAATCTTGACTCTTGGCTATGGTACACCTCCATCGCCGATGCGGCTGCGCTCGGCGAGCCATGCGGCGAATGCATCAACGGTCATCGGTTCCACCTGCGCTCCGCCGCGAAGCCGCGGCGCCACGGTGCCCGCCTCCACTTCCTTGTCGCCGACGACGGCGACCACCGGGATCTTGGCAGCCTGGGCCTCGCGGATCTTGAAGCCCAGCTTTTCGTTGCGAAGGTCGGCGCGCGCACGGAAGCCCGCGCCGCGCAGCTGGTTGGTCACCTGGCCGGCAAAGTCGTTCTGGCGGTCGGTGACGGTCACGAGCTGCACCTGGCAGGGCGCCAGCCAGAGCGGCAGCGCACCGGCCGTGTGTTCGATCAGGATGCCGAGGAAGCGCTCGAGCGAGCCGAGCACGGCGCGGTGGATCATCACCGGCCTCTGCTCCTTTCCGTCGCTGTCGATGTAGCGCAGCTCGAAACGCTCCGGCAGAGAGAAATCGAGCTGCACGGTGGAGAGCTGCCATTCGCGCCCGACCGCGTCGAACACGCAGAAATCGATCTTCGGACCGTAGAACGCGCCGTCGCCGGCGTTGAGGCGATACGCGACGTTCTCGGAGGCGAGCACTTCGCGAAGCGCGCTCTCGGCGTGGGTCCACATCTCGTCGGAGCCGATCGACTTGTCGGGACGCGTCGAAAGATAGACGCGCGTCTCGGAGAAGCCGAAGGTCTCGTTCATGTGGCGGATCATCTCGATGACGGCGCGGATCTCGCCCTGCACCTGCTCGGGCGCGCAGAAGATGTGCGCGTCGTCCTGGCAGAACGAGCGCACGCGCGTCAGGCCGTGCACGACGCCGGAGCGCTCGAAGCGGTGCAGGCGGCCGAAGTCGGCAAAGCGGATCGGCAGCTCGCGGTACGAGTGCAGGTCTTCGCCGTACATCAGGCAGTGGGTCGGGCAGTTCATCGGCTTGACCGAGAACTCGCGGTCCTCCACCGACGTGAAGTACATGTTCTCGCGGTAGTTCTCGTAGTGCCCGGAGCGGTGCCAGAGATCGACGTCGAGCACCTGCGGCGTGATCACCTCGCGGTAGTCGTAGCGGCGGTACAGGCCGCGGATGTAGTCGATGAGCAGGTTGTAGACGAGAGCGCCGTCGGGATGGAAGAACGGGCTGCCGGGAGCCTCGCGGTGAAAGCTGAACAGGCCGAGCTGCTTGCCGAGGCGGCGGTGGTCGCGCCGCTTGGCTTCCTCGATGCGCGCCAGGTGCTGCTCCAGGGCCTTGCGGTCCGCCCACGCAGTGCCGTAGATGCGCTGGAGCATCGGGTTTTTCTCGTCGCCTCGCCAGTACGCGCCGGCGACGCTGAGAAGCTTGAATGCACCGAGGCGGCCGGTCGACGGCACGTGAGGCCCGCGGCAGAGGTCGACGAAATCTCCCTGGCGGTAGAGCCCGACGACGGCATCGGGAAGATCACGGATGATCTCGGCCTTGAAGGTCTCGCCCATCGACAGGAACAGCTTTGCGGCGTCGTCGCGCGTCCACTCCTCGCGGCGCACCTCGTGATCCTCGGCGACGATCCTGGCCATCTCGGCTTCGATCTTCTCGAGGTCTTCGGGGACGAATCCGCGGTCGAACTTGAAGTCGTAGAAGAAGCCGTTCTCGATCACCGGGCCGATCGTGACCTGCGCTTCGGGGAACAGGCGCTTGACGGCGTGCGCGAGAAGATGG
The nucleotide sequence above comes from Candidatus Binatia bacterium. Encoded proteins:
- the thrS gene encoding threonine--tRNA ligase, with the translated sequence MSKQITVSLPGDGARTIPAGTPARELLGGKVAKLAIGVLIDGRPRDLSTALVEDSSIAPILPDSDEGLELLRHSSAHLLAHAVKRLFPEAQVTIGPVIENGFFYDFKFDRGFVPEDLEKIEAEMARIVAEDHEVRREEWTRDDAAKLFLSMGETFKAEIIRDLPDAVVGLYRQGDFVDLCRGPHVPSTGRLGAFKLLSVAGAYWRGDEKNPMLQRIYGTAWADRKALEQHLARIEEAKRRDHRRLGKQLGLFSFHREAPGSPFFHPDGALVYNLLIDYIRGLYRRYDYREVITPQVLDVDLWHRSGHYENYRENMYFTSVEDREFSVKPMNCPTHCLMYGEDLHSYRELPIRFADFGRLHRFERSGVVHGLTRVRSFCQDDAHIFCAPEQVQGEIRAVIEMIRHMNETFGFSETRVYLSTRPDKSIGSDEMWTHAESALREVLASENVAYRLNAGDGAFYGPKIDFCVFDAVGREWQLSTVQLDFSLPERFELRYIDSDGKEQRPVMIHRAVLGSLERFLGILIEHTAGALPLWLAPCQVQLVTVTDRQNDFAGQVTNQLRGAGFRARADLRNEKLGFKIREAQAAKIPVVAVVGDKEVEAGTVAPRLRGGAQVEPMTVDAFAAWLAERSRIGDGGVP